In the genome of Aedes aegypti strain LVP_AGWG chromosome 2, AaegL5.0 Primary Assembly, whole genome shotgun sequence, the window atgcttttttcttatacaatttcaatatacatatatttttctctttttgaaattattaaaaattatcttttgaattgttcgacattgtgaatgttgacgtattttttataacttctaccatatcgagacaaaatgcacagtaatactcatatgtaattttcaaacaaactatgtatagttcgtcactacaagtgtcggtaTTATTCCTGttacatataatttaaaatatttacatgtaattttcagttttggtcattaataaaaacatcttttgaattgttcgacattatagatgttgacgtattttttaaagcttctaccaaaaacttctcgagacaaaaatacaaaactagctttaaatataagtcgtatatttttcctttgtccatggatcgcatcatcgaccagaggtaactcccagatcttttcctccctcactaataaacacccttcccgtggtgattgtggagatgcagaggtattctcggtctctagaagcaacaatcattacaccctaacattccttccccatcccaactgactgtaacaacttggccagcgccgttattgatcaataatattagatctgctaaaattgcacttcgagagtaagcggaaactcccatcccttattcatttggatcgtagtgcaattcttaccattTCCGaacaatcacggagtagcaaccattgacatgtacagtcagtctatgctatgctatgctatgctatgctttcgAAACAATACTTTGATGAGAGTCTGTTGTGATCTCATTTATTTGATCGCAGTTTACGAGTTCTCTtacccagtttttttttgtattttgtctcctttgtgttggattgaggatccttgTCATGCGGCAGACCAATACCGACAACAAAGTATTACCAACGCTATGAATTAAAACTACCAtgttatacctcccggatgagctgcttaGAACCCTCTTCCAAATCCCTCGTCCTTCCTTCAAGTACTGTGACTACTAACTTCGAGTTGCAATGAGTACCTTGGATGCATACCGTATTAATTTGAAACTGAAAAAGTCAATAAATTgtacacataaaaaaaaacaaattgattccgtaaagcgttaaacgcaatTACGCAAAAACGAACTTTTAGAAGTCTACATCAAAATATCATCGTTTAGTTGAAACACAAAGGCAATAAATATCTTTCTAACCTGTATCCACCCACCAAATGTCAAGAAGATAAAGTTGCTGCCGTTTTTTTCTTGATGGATTGCCTTCATTAAAGCTCGGATGTCTAGTTTCTGGAGATTTCCACCGCCTCAGAGTAATTCCAGTGGGTCACTTGGTCAGATTCGGTTGAAATGACCCCAAATTCCTTACTCACCAACTTTTATCCAACTACTTTGCATATaaacattggcgtagctagcatattttttctaaagaggTTGGTGCAGAAAAttcttaacaactaccgaaaagctaaacattacatataatttgcaattggattagatgaacaaattgatgtgaatatttgcgaaaaagttacacgtcttctcagtgagaatcgaactcacgactccccgatctctagttggggcgcgttaaccactacgccataagaggactcatgaacgcagaagttaacctgaattcgatttcagctcaataatcacgtggtcctttttcgcaaagtgcacctcttttggaagaattagatgcccatccaaacacaacgctttctatatatatccaatgcctagcccgagagcgcattgttttttaggtataggaatagcacactacactagccagcaactgcgctggctgaggtatctattgtgtgggattccaatgggtcgcgacgttctcaaacgaccggttacggaacatgagtccgttgctcgataaatacttgtttttaattatgaatcgtggttttacggctaaccagccgagtggaagtttaacaactaccgaaaagctaaacattacatataatttgcaattggattagatggacaaattgatgtgaaaatttgcgaaaaagttacacgtcttctcagtgagaatcgaactcacgactccccgatctctagttggggcgcgttaaccactacgccataaGAGGAGACGGAAAATAACCCACAAGCACAATTTACATTTCTTTTCTGTTCTTTCGTTCCACCATCCATCTAGTCAGCTATATATAGCGTGATCTTTCCCACCAGAAAGATTGCACCACTACAtcagtcatcatcatcatcgaactCACTGCAGCATCATCCAGGCAGTGAAAGTTTCCATCATTCCCCACACAGCTGCGCATGCAAGACTTTTGTTTACCTGCCGCCTATATAAGCAGCTTGCATGCGCAAAAACACCATCAGTTTTCTTTGTATCATTCATCAGTTTCTTTGCAACCATCAGTTTCTTTCAAACTTTGTACGATAACCATCAAGTAGAGATAATACAGTATTCTAGTGAATCAAACCGCCTTTTCCTCCTCCACCAGTGGAAGCCAAACAGCCTTTTCTAAGGCTTTAGTCGTTCAGAATCACATTCCagtcgagctatcggtcctgtgccctgttgcACCAAGCAACAGGTTAGCGGAAGATCAACGGATCGTTCCGTTCACGCTCACCAGAGCAAAATCCCGTTGCACGCCACAACagctttgttttgtagctgtggactcggctaagaaagcccgtaaaaatattgtatttctTAAGAACATTGCCAAAGGTCTTatgatgaaattcaaaaaataatttcaataataaaatgTGGTTggataataaggagctactctgaaaaaatcgaaTAGTGAATTTccaaatacgataaaaattctgaagcCTTAGATATTTAAGTCGGTTACGGCTGAGCATCGGTCTCCCAACGAATTTCGCAATATCAATATCGATACAGATTTTTAAGCTAGAAGAGTTGTTTAAGAACTtgagaaaaaatggtgcaacaaTATCGAGAAATAGAAAGTTATGaaatgatatgatttttttttgcagttaaATATGAAGCTGTTAGTTGAGGGATTAATGGAAACAGCTAGGGCCTTGGGTATTTATTCAGTTCTTTTATGAGATTTCTGTGGATCCGGTCCTAGTTATGTCAACTTAATTTTTATACCTGTTAGTTAGGAGACTATTGCATACTATTTGCAAAGAATGTTCTCTGATCATTATTGTGGAACTGCTTGTAAACACCAAGTTCAGGAGCAGATTCTGTTCCGGTTTTGACATAATGCGGGAAATAAAAGGAAAAATATGAGTGATGTGCGAACATAATGAAATTCAACTTATCACACGACAATGACACACGCGATTCTTCAATTGGTCATTTAAAGGCCTATCGGATCTTATCCGAGTGTCCGAAAATGTCAGAACCGTTTTATAATTGATTGCATGACTTTTATTCATTTCTGAGcggaaaatcatgaattttgagtcATCCAAATATATCAGTGCGTGATATTCTAGAAATGTATTTTCAGGGTTCCTACTGAAACGGATATCTAAAGCCCATGTTCCCGAAACGACCAAAATAGTCTTCAAACTGAAACAGGGGGTACATTCTGTCAAATAAATCTACGTTGCattgatttttcaagtttttgatattatcctcaaaatattcaatatgaaAAGCCTTAAGTACACCAACAAATTCAGACAATTCGGATCTATTATCGAgatcaaaattttgattgagATGACCAGAGATATAACTAATATGttatttcctgaaaatttcattagaatCGATTGAACGAAATTCCAGTAATATGAAACTTTGATGTCATTATccagtagggagccggatcctattcttggcacttttgattcacttcggcattgGAGTTATTTGAAAGCTACAAAACTTATATTTGGCAaaaatatgcgtcgtattgaaacgcttctttttgcaaagttcacgctcaaaaaagaattctggaaaacgtaaactgtcaaaaatacaccatgcactaccacaaatggtcacataaacatgatctagttcacggtgtatttttgttgttgacgagttcacgtctgctgttcacggatacgagaacggatttttttctgtgtttcagacaattcggcagtgaaaaaccccccatgccaaagtgaatcatggaagtgcccaagtagctctgcatccTACTTCTGATGCAAAAGTTCATAAATTTAAAGTACATTTctgcaggccattatcatttaGCACTAGCACACAGATGTttctattgatcagcaaaaaatataatgttGAACATAATTCAGATTTCGCCGTTGTTGTGCGatttgaaagttcatatagagattgTAATACCTTTATATATCAATATgagactgcaccaacttcatattttcctaCAACatttaaagacaatttacaccgtcttcagccaaaggctgcacagactgaacaatcactaacattaggcaacggacaacacgaaacacccagtggcccagtttccaccgactggagcgggaatcgaacagttatgcttttatgggcagtgcacAGGGTTCACAGGCATTACCCTTGGTCTCAGAGtgttatctccccggaaccaccttacctTACGAATTCTACGGGGAGGGGCCAGGTACCCAGTACTATAgaggttaataactgtgtaagcactcattgaacactaagctgagtagcaggctttgTCACAGTGAGGACGAAATTTCATGCAGTGAAGGAATTCTATAGTTTCCTATCTCTTTAAGGTCACAAGAATTAAAATTGGCCTAAGGAATGATTTGTAGGTCGTTGGCAAAGTTATTGGCCAATTTTGAACCTTAATTGATAATGTGCCACTCTTTTGCAGCACCGTAGAGTAGAGGTCTTTAAAAGCTTATTTTATAAAGTGTTGGTTTTCAAAAGCTAGGGAATGTCAAGAAATTGAAGATCCCTatcattttttctctaaaaaaatgtaGCTTCTCTACTGTGCCAATTGGCCAAAAACTATTCCATTGCACAATATAAGCTTGAGCACCTTTAGAATTCAAACAGAAATGTGGAATTACTCaaacacaaatatcaaaaaccTATATAGACTTAGTTGTAATATTAGTTCAATCGATTTTCTAATTCAATCAAACACGTTTTCTAGGAGATGAAGATTTTTATTAGTTTAGTTCCAATGTCACTTACTTAAAAGAGGTAACATAAAGTGTGATTATATTTCagttgtctttttttttaattttctaattaCACTAATTTTCAATTAGATGCCTTATTTACGCACGTTAATAGTAAGTATTCCTTAATTGAACAATTGTTTGCCACTGTTTATCTGTTTCGCTCCCATAATCCTTTAGTTCACTTGATACTACATTAAAATGGACATAGTTCATTTTGTTATCGACACGATCGACTCTTTCGACTGTTAGAagtataataaataaaaataagcgCAGCTTGCTAAAAGTTAGCTAAAACATGTTTCAAACATTCAATCATAGAATGTTCCTTTGAGCGTTCCTCTTTACCTTTTCTCTCTGTCTCTATATTTACCAGTTTAACTTAGATTATCACATTGAACTCTTACGAACGAGTAAATACTCGGAGAACTGCTGCGTTTCAACGCCTCCACCTGTGCTTGCCTCTACATTGAAACCCGCATTCAGCAAACGGGTCAACACCTGAATTGAATTCAGTTTGCAGTATCCATTCAGAGGGAATCGAATGACTTGCCTTCCATCGAACTGATTCCATGCGGCCCCTGTTCGAGCATCTAGGATAGCTTGATTAGTCTCGGGAAATACTTCATCCAGAATCGCACGTTCCGCTGAGATCAAAATCCTTTCGCCCAAATCCGGTGAGATGTGCAGTGCCACTACGTCATGGTTGGCGTCCTGCGGGGAAGCAGACTTACTTCTCTGTCGGCTACTCCCAAACGGAGGAAGCCCATTCCCACTGCGTGCACGTTCCTTTTTTATCTGCTCAATTTGTTTGATCATAGCTAGAAAACAAAATCGCATTCGTTAGCATCGTTTTCCAAAGaatgatcaaaaatgtcaaatgtACTCACGAACAATATCGAAATATTTGGCTTCCTCTAGGAGGAGTTCGAGATCGGGGAAATCGTCGGCGACCAGAAGTTTGGAGTTGCGCATGAAGTTGAGAATGTGCCGAAACATGCCGCCATCGCGATCGATGAAGTAGTGCTGTTTAAGCGAGTCCAAAACAATCGGGATGcagccgttgaaaagttttgccagcCGAGAATCTGGATATCTGGAAAAGAGAAATTTGAGTTTAGTACATGTGTGTCAACTTGGTTTAGGGATGTGTGTATAATGAGCTTTTTGATATAATGAGCTCATTGAACTTCAACCATTTTCCGaggagtttcagagggttggtcaaagagaaaagtaagtaaccgagaaaTTTTTCGATACAATTGAAAAACGGTGAGCTGTAA includes:
- the LOC5568752 gene encoding BTB/POZ domain-containing protein kctd15, translated to MERDRDRDRDRERAERASVGGERDVKPPMEPRDLSATRLFSATQIKISTSPTTSPTISNSSSPTPTPPIPAVSPAVSGVGSGYHHSNHKQITGIPCVAAASKYTAPVHIDVGGTIYTSSLETLTKYPDSRLAKLFNGCIPIVLDSLKQHYFIDRDGGMFRHILNFMRNSKLLVADDFPDLELLLEEAKYFDIVPMIKQIEQIKKERARSGNGLPPFGSSRQRSKSASPQDANHDVVALHISPDLGERILISAERAILDEVFPETNQAILDARTGAAWNQFDGRQVIRFPLNGYCKLNSIQVLTRLLNAGFNVEASTGGGVETQQFSEYLLVRKSSM